Part of the Sodalinema gerasimenkoae IPPAS B-353 genome is shown below.
CCCGTCCCTTTAGCGATGTCCTGGCTGAAGAGATGATTCAAGCCCTTGAGGATAACTGTAAGCAATATGGGATTCCTTTCAACAATGTCGGCTCCGGTCGTCAGGGAATTGTCCATGTTATCGCTCCCGAACAAGGACTAACTCAGCCAGGGATGACCATCGCTTGCGGAGATAGCCATACCTCCACTCACGGCGCGTTTGGGGCGATCGCCTTCGGCATTGGCACCAGCCAGGTTCGCGATGTATTGGCCTCCCAAACCTTGGCCATGAACAAACTCAAGGTGCGCCGCATTGAGGTCAATGGTCAATTGCGTCCGGGGGTCTATGCCAAGGATGTGATTCTCCACATTATCCGCAAGCTGGGCGTCAAAGGTGGGGTCGGCTACGCCTATGAATATGCCGGGACGACCTTTGAGCAGATGACGATGGAAGAACGGATGACCGTTTGCAATATGTCCATCGAAGGGGGCGCTCGTTGCGGCTATATCAACCCCGACCAAACCACCTATGACTACATCCAGGGCCGTGAGTTTGCCCCCAAAGGAGAGCAGTGGGAGGAAGCGGTAACTTGGTGGAACAATATCCGCAGTGACGCGGATGCCGAGTATGATGATGTGGTTGTTTTCCAGGCCGAGGACATCCCCCCCACCATTACCTGGGGCATTACCCCAGGCCAAGGGATTGGCGTGGATGAAACAATCCCCACCCCCGAGAGTCTGCCTCAGAGCGATCGCGCGATCGCCGAAGAAGCCTATCAGTATATGCAGCTGTCCCCCGGCAAACCGATCCAAGGGACGAAAGTGGATGTTTGCTTTATCGGCAGTTGTACCAATGGCCGCCTCAGCGACTTACGGGAAGCCGCCAAGTTTGCCCAAGGTCGCAAAGTCGCCAATGGCATTAAAGCCTTTGTCGTTCCCGGTTCCGAGGAAGTCAAACGCCAAGCCGAAGCCGAAGGCCTCGATAAAGTCTTCACAGAGGCAGGGTTTGAATGGCGCAATGCTGGCTGTTCGATGTGTTTAGCCATGAACCCCGACAAGTTACAGGGGGATCAGATCAGTGCCTCCTCCTCCAACCGTAACTTCAAAGGTCGTCAAGGCTCCTCCTCCGGTCGCACCCTCCTCATGAGTCCAGCCATGGTCGTCGCCGCCGCCATCCACGGCACCGTAGCCGATGTTCGCAACTGGATTGACTAAGAGCCATATCTCCCCACCCCTTGCCTCCTCCTCCCTGTCCTCTGTGACTGACGTGATTCTCCCTTTTGCCTCTTGCCTCTTGCCTTTTGCCCTCTTAAATCATGAGCCAAATTCAACAAATTTCCGGACGCGGGATTCCCTTAACCGGTGACGACATCGACACCGATCGCATTATTCCCGCCCGTTTCCTCCGCTGCGTTACCTTTGATGGCCTAGGTGACCATGCCTTTGAAGACGATCGCCATCAGATGGCCGGAAAACACTCCTTTGACCAAGAGGTCTATCAAGGAGCCAGTCTCCTGGTGGTGAATGCCAACTTTGGCTGTGGGTCGAGTCGTGAACACGCACCCCAAGCCATTAATCGCTGGGGAATTCAAGCCCTAGTAGGGGAAAGTTTCGCGGAAATTTTCTTCGGCAACTGTGTCGCCATGGGGGTTCCCTGTGTCACCGCTGACAGCGAAGATGTTAAATCTCTGCAAAGGGCGATCGCCAACAACCCTCAACTCACTCTCACCCTGGATTTAGGGACTCTGCAAATTCAGGGAAGTGATGGGTTAACCCTCAGCGTCTCCATGCCCGAGGGGGCCCGTCAAAGCTTCATGGAGGGACTCTGGGATAGTTGCGGTCAGTTGGTCACGCAAATTGATGCTGTTCGCGATCGGGCCAGCCAGCTTCCCTATCTTTCCTGGACCTAAAACCAAGGGCAGGGGATGATCCCTTGCCCTTTGAGATATGAATCCAACGGCTGAACTGCCCCCCCGTTTCTCTTAGGACGGCCGGGTACTACGGCTTGAACGGCGACTTTTAGATGACCCTGAACTGCCCCGGTTTGGTCGGGTGGTGGTGGGTCGGGTCGTCGTTGGACGGGTGCTGGGACGGGATGTTTTAGGGCGTGTGGTGGTCGGACGAGTTCGTGCTTGTCCTCCCGCCGACGCAGCTGAACTGGGCCGAGAACTGCTCGGCGGTGCCCCAGCCGCATTACTGCGAGTGGTGCGGAAGGTGACGTTGACCCCCTCATTACTTTGTTCGAGAACTAACAGAGGGGTCGGTTTAGCCGTCTGATCCCAGTGGATATAAGCCACACGACCCTGCAACGCCGGTTGCCAGGTATCGTTATCTCCTGCGGGGCTGAGATAGGTCTCAATACAGTCGATAATTTGGCTGATGGTGGCACTCGTGGGCTGTGTCGGCAGCTTGGTCAGTTTAATCTGAATGCGGAACAAGACCCGTTTTTTGATGTTGGCACCGCTGCCGGTTTCGTATTCCACATCGAAGGTTTCGTTCACCTGTCGCCCTGTGCCTCGGTTTTCGGCGCTCGGACGCAGGGCCACAGAAATTTTACTCTTAACCTTGACCTTAATTTGGTTGACAATGCCGAAGTGGAAGGTTTCTTCTTCCATCCGCATCCGCAGATAGTCTAGGTTAAACTCTCGGGAGTGGATTAAGTCGGGGTTGCGTTCCATCTTGCTGATGGTGTCAATGGCCCGCTTATATTTTTTATGAAGCTCTCGGTTTTTGAATTCTTCAGTACGCAGTTTTTTACCGAGTTTGTCCTTGGTGGTTTTGTAGGCCAACCCAGCGGCGATCGTACTCACCAACAGCAACCCCGAAACCCCCATCCAAAGAATGGGAGGAGAGGAACCGTCAGCCGCTCCCGGTTCAGGGGGAGCCTGGGCTAAGGTCGGTTGGACTAGGATAATGGGAGTTGACATGGCGGATAACTCCATGGGTTTTATGCAGGTGAGTGGTTCAGAATTGCCCCCTAGAATGCCATAGTCGGTGACCAAGGTGGATGGACTAGGTGGTCTCTGGGGGTAAGCCGGATACTGGCCCTTCCCAACACTCGGGAGTCGAAACGAAGACCCTTACC
Proteins encoded:
- the leuC gene encoding 3-isopropylmalate dehydratase large subunit, whose protein sequence is MSKGTLFDKVWQTHRVGALPSGQTQLFIGLHLIHEVTSPQAFAMLRERGLTVPFPERTLATVDHIVPTENQARPFSDVLAEEMIQALEDNCKQYGIPFNNVGSGRQGIVHVIAPEQGLTQPGMTIACGDSHTSTHGAFGAIAFGIGTSQVRDVLASQTLAMNKLKVRRIEVNGQLRPGVYAKDVILHIIRKLGVKGGVGYAYEYAGTTFEQMTMEERMTVCNMSIEGGARCGYINPDQTTYDYIQGREFAPKGEQWEEAVTWWNNIRSDADAEYDDVVVFQAEDIPPTITWGITPGQGIGVDETIPTPESLPQSDRAIAEEAYQYMQLSPGKPIQGTKVDVCFIGSCTNGRLSDLREAAKFAQGRKVANGIKAFVVPGSEEVKRQAEAEGLDKVFTEAGFEWRNAGCSMCLAMNPDKLQGDQISASSSNRNFKGRQGSSSGRTLLMSPAMVVAAAIHGTVADVRNWID
- the leuD gene encoding 3-isopropylmalate dehydratase small subunit, encoding MSQIQQISGRGIPLTGDDIDTDRIIPARFLRCVTFDGLGDHAFEDDRHQMAGKHSFDQEVYQGASLLVVNANFGCGSSREHAPQAINRWGIQALVGESFAEIFFGNCVAMGVPCVTADSEDVKSLQRAIANNPQLTLTLDLGTLQIQGSDGLTLSVSMPEGARQSFMEGLWDSCGQLVTQIDAVRDRASQLPYLSWT